The proteins below come from a single Papaver somniferum cultivar HN1 chromosome 11, ASM357369v1, whole genome shotgun sequence genomic window:
- the LOC113320287 gene encoding uncharacterized protein LOC113320287 isoform X1: MEGYDQSSPSSPTHQSIENHSNQVSRNPRILDLYVIYPLASSATVLFSQFLQGDNYSSWVHGITKALNAKGKLGFVDGSLPSPADDVTYKCWKRCDDLVGKWLLNYVHPDIRASCLYAASSYVIWKDLQHSTSIVILRRWLSTPPVITSVNVPIVTTLTIMVMSVRSVIVCIVFRLRPTIHQLLPILQSCLKIIRLPNQ, from the exons ATGGAAGGATACGACCAATCTTCTCCTTCCTCTCCAACCCATCAATCCATAGAAAACCACTCCAACCAAGTTTCTAGAAACCCAAGAATTTTAGATCTTTATGTGATCTACCCTTTGGCTAGTTCTGCGACTgtcctattttctcaatttttacAAGGAGACAACTACTCATCTTGGGTTCATGGAATCACCAAGGCTCTGAACGCAAAAGGGAAGCTTGGGTTTGTTGATGGATCTTTACCTTCTCCGGCTGATGATGTTACTTACAAATGTTGGAAGAGATGTGACGACCTAGTGGGAAAATGGTTGCTCAATTATGTTCATCCTGACATTCGAGCAAGTTGCTTGTATGCAGCCTCCTCGTATGTTATCTGGAAGGATCTTCAG CACTCAACGTCAATCGTCATACTCCGCAGATGGCTCTCCACTCCTCCAGTCATAACAAGCGTTAACGTCCCTATTGTGACTACTTTAACCATCATGGTCATGTCCGTGAGAAGCGTTATCGTCTGCATAGTTTTCCGTCTTCGACCAACAATCCACCAACTATTGCCAATACTGCAGTCGTGCCTCAAGATAATCAGGCTACCCAACCAATAA
- the LOC113320287 gene encoding uncharacterized protein LOC113320287 isoform X2, whose amino-acid sequence MEGYDQSSPSSPTHQSIENHSNQVSRNPRILDLYVIYPLASSATVLFSQFLQGDNYSSWVHGITKALNAKGKLGFVDGSLPSPADDVTYKCWKRCDDLVGKWLLNYVHPDIRASCLYAASSYVIWKDLQVHLNIGDAPMQINM is encoded by the coding sequence ATGGAAGGATACGACCAATCTTCTCCTTCCTCTCCAACCCATCAATCCATAGAAAACCACTCCAACCAAGTTTCTAGAAACCCAAGAATTTTAGATCTTTATGTGATCTACCCTTTGGCTAGTTCTGCGACTgtcctattttctcaatttttacAAGGAGACAACTACTCATCTTGGGTTCATGGAATCACCAAGGCTCTGAACGCAAAAGGGAAGCTTGGGTTTGTTGATGGATCTTTACCTTCTCCGGCTGATGATGTTACTTACAAATGTTGGAAGAGATGTGACGACCTAGTGGGAAAATGGTTGCTCAATTATGTTCATCCTGACATTCGAGCAAGTTGCTTGTATGCAGCCTCCTCGTATGTTATCTGGAAGGATCTTCAG